From a single Lolium rigidum isolate FL_2022 chromosome 7, APGP_CSIRO_Lrig_0.1, whole genome shotgun sequence genomic region:
- the LOC124674136 gene encoding probable leucine-rich repeat receptor-like protein kinase At5g63930: MVDSFHHLANWNHGDPSPCAWKGVDCSATPTPSVVSLNLSNMNLSGTVGPAIGGLTELTSLDLSFNGFSGTIPAEISNCSKLTVLNLNNNDFEGTIPAELGTLSLLTACNLCNNKLHGAIPDEIGDMASLRDLVGYSNNLSGSIPRSIGRLTNLRTIRLGQNLISGSIPAEIGECRNLTVFGLAQNKLEGPLPKEIGQLSLMTDLVLWGNQLSGAIPPEIGNCTSLTVIALYDNDLVGPVPATIGNLKYLQRLYLYRNSLNGTIPSEIGKLSLAEEIDFSENFLTGGIPKELGNIPGLFLLYLFQNQLTGFIPPELSGLKNLSKLDLSINSLTGPIPAGFQYMPKLYQLQLFNNMLSGDIPPRFGIYSRLWVVDFSNNNITGQIPRDLCRQSNLILLNLGSNKLSGNIPHRITSCKSLVQLRLSDNSLTGSFSTDLCSLANLTTIELARNKFNGPIPPQIGNCRALQRLDLANNYFTSELPREIGKLSKLVVFNISSNRLGGSIPLEIFNCTTLQRLDLSQNSFEGSLPNEVGRLPQLELLSFADNKLSGQIPPILSKLSHLTALQIGGNQFSGGIPKELGLLSSLQIAMNLSYNNLSGNIPSELGSLALLENLFLNNNKLTGEIPDTFVNLSSLLELNVSYNNLTGPLPPVPLFDNMVVTSFIGNRGLCGGQLGKCGSESPSSSQSSNSVSRPMGKIIAIVAAIIGGISLILIAILLHHMRKPLETVAPLQDKQILSAGSNIPVSAKDAYTFQELVSATNNFDDSCVIGRGACGTVYKAVLKPGQIIAVKKLASNREGSNTDNSFRAEILTLGKIRHRNIVKLYGFIYHQGANLLLYEYMPRGSLGELLHGPSSSSLDWETRFMIALGAAEGLSYLHHDCKPRIIHRDIKSNNILLDENFEAHVGDFGLAKVIDMPYSKSMSAIAGSYGYIAPEYAYTMKVTEKCDIYSYGVVLLELLTGRAPVQPIELGGDLVTWAKNYIRDNSLGPGILDSNLDLEDRAAVDHMIEVLKIALLCSNLSPYERPPMRHVVVMLSESKDRARASSASSSPASDRSSKKDSS; this comes from the exons ATGGTCGACAGCTTCCACCACCTCGCCAACTGGAACCACGGCGACCCATCGCcatgcgcgtggaagggcgtggactGCTCGGCGACGCCCACGCCATCAGTGGTCTCCCTCAACCTCAGCAACATGAACCTCTCCGGCACCGTCGGGCCGGCCATCGGCGGCCTAACCGAGCTGACCAGCCTCGACCTGTCCTTCAACGGGTTCTCCGGCACCATCCCCGCGGAGATCAGCAACTGCTCCAAACTAACCGTGCTCAACCTGAACAACAACGACTTCGAAGGCACCATCCCCGCCGAGCTCGGGACGCTGTCCCTGCTGACCGCGTGCAACCTCTGCAACAACAAGCTCCACGGCGCGATACCCGACGAGATCGGCGACATGGCGTCGCTGAGGGACCTGGTAGGGTACAGCAACAACCTCTCGGGTTCCATACCGCGGTCCATCGGCAGGCTCACGAACCTCAGGACGATCCGGCTGGGGCAGAACCTTATATCCGGCAGCATTCCCGCCGAGATAGGCGAATGCCGCAACCTGACCGTGTTCGGTCTCGCGCAGAACAAGCTGGAAGGGCCTCTGCCGAAGGAGATTGGGCAGTTAAGCCTCATGACTGACCTTGTCCTGTGGGGGAACCAGCTCTCCGGCGCCATTCCTCCGGAGATCGGGAACTGCACTAGTCTCACGGTGATCGCCCTCTATGACAACGATCTGGTGGGTCCTGTGCCTGCAACCATCGGGAACCTCAAGTATCTTCAGAGGCTGTACCTATACCGGAACTCGTTGAATGGCACCATTCCATCTGAGATCGGCAAGCTTTCTCTTGCGGAGGAGATTGATTTTTCGGAGAATTTCTTGACTGGAGGTATACCGAAGGAGTTGGGCAACATACCAGGGCTGTTTCTGCTGTACCTCTTCCAGAACCAGCTTACTGGCTTTATTCCACCAGAGTTGTCTGGGTTGAAGAACTTGAGCAAGCTCGATCTGTCGATCAATTCGCTCACTGGCCCGATCCCAGCTGGATTTCAGTACATGCCTAAGCTATACCAGCTGCAGCTCTTCAACAATATGCTGTCAGGCGACATACCTCCACGGTTTGGCATCTACAGTCGGCTCTGGGTGGTGGATTTCTCGAACAACAACATTACAGGGCAGATACCTCGAGATCTTTGCAGGCAGTCAAACCTTATTTTGTTGAATCTGGGGTCTAATAAGCTGTCTGGCAACATACCTCATAGGATCACCAGCTGTAAATCCTTGGTGCAGCTTCGCCTCAGCGACAATAGTCTGACAGGAAGCTTCTCCACCGATCTGTGCAGTCTGGCGAATTTGACAACAATTGAGCTGGCTCGGAACAAGTTTAATGGCCCTATTCCTCCTCAGATAGGCAACTGCAGAGCTCTGCAAAGGCTTGACCTTGCAAATAACTATTTCACATCCGAGCTGCCCCGAGAAATAGGCAAATTGTCCAAGCTTGTTGTCTTCAATATCTCATCCAATAGACTGGGAGGAAGCATACCGCTGGAGATTTTCAACTGTACAACGTTGCAACGTCTTGACCTCAGCCAGAACAGCTTTGAAGGTTCATTACCAAACGAAGTTGGTAGACTGCCTCAGCTGGAGCTTCTCTCGTTCGCTGATAATAAATTATCTGGTCAGATACCACCTATTCTTAGTAAACTGTCACATTTGACAGCACTGCAGATTGGTGGGAATCAGTTCTCTGGTGGAATACCCAAGGAGCTGGGTCTGCTCTCAAGCTTGCAGATTGCCATGAATTTGAGCTACAACAATCTCTCTGGCAACATACCATCAGAGCTTGGCAGCCTTGCATTACTAGAAAATTTGTTCCTCAATAATAATAAGCTGACAGGTGAAATCCCGGATACATTTGTAAATCTGTCAAGTTTGCTTGAGCTCAATGTCTCCTACAATAATCTCACTGGTCCTCTTCCCCCTGTGCCACTTTTTGACAACATGGTTGTGACCAGCTTCATTGGAAACAGAGGACTCTGCGGCGGACAACTTGGAAAGTGTGGGTCTGAGTCACCCTCTTCTTCCCAGTCATCCAACTCAGTCAGTCGCCCTATGGGCAAGATCATCGCAATTGTTGCCGCCATTATTGGAGGGATTTCACTTATTCTTATTGCCATACTTCTGCACCACATGAGAAAACCACTAGAGACAGTAGCTCCTTTGCAGGACAAGCAAATTCTATCTGCTGGGTCTAACATTCCTGTTTCAGCGAAGGATGCATATACATTTCAGGAATTGGTCTCTGCTACAAATAATTTTGATGATAGTTGTGTGATTGGACGTGGTGCTTGTGGAACTGTGTACAAAGCTGTCCTGAAGCCTGGACAGATAATTGCGGTCAAGAAGTTGGCTTCTAACAGGGAAGGAAGCAACACAGACAACAGCTTCCGTGCAGAAATTCTGACCCTTGGAAAGATACGGCATCGTAACATTGTGAAGCTGTACGGTTTCATCTATCACCAGGGCGCAAACCTTCTGTTGTATGAGTACATGCCAAGAGGCAGCCTCGGAGAGCTACTTCATGGACCATCTTCTTCTTCGCTCGACTGGGAGACACGCTTCATGATAGCCCTTGGCGCAGCTGAAGGGCTGTCATACTTGCATCATGATTGCAAGCCTCGGATCATCCACCGTGATATCAAGTCGAATAACATTTTACTTGATGAGAACTTTGAAGCTCATGTTGGTGACTTTGGGTTGGCCAAGGTGATTGACATGCCGTACTCAAAGTCAATGTCTGCGATTGCTGGTTCATATGGCTATATTGCACCAG AATATGCATACACAATGAAGGTCACCGAGAAGTGTGATATATACAGTTATGGAGTTGTACTGTTGGAGCTGCTAACGGGCCGTGCACCTGTGCAACCAATAGAATTGGGAGGTGACCTGGTAACATGGGCAAAGAATTACATCAGGGACAATTCTCTGGGTCCAGGGATCCTTGATAGCAATCTGGATTTGGAAGATAGGGCCGCAGTCGATCACATGATCGAGGTCTTGAAAATCGCTTTGCTGTGCAGTAACCTGTCGCCGTACGAGAGACCGCCGATGCGGCATGTTGTAGTTATGTTGAGCGAGTCTAAAGATAGGGCCCGGGCGAGCTCTGCATCCTCCTCGCCTGCTTCTGATCGTTCTTCGAAGAAGGATAGCTCATGA